In the Sphingobium sp. Z007 genome, TGTTTGGTCCGCCACATCGCGCCGGATTCTGGCTTCCAGGCACGCGGCGATGGACCGGCGGATCGCAGCCACCGCGTCTTGTACGTCGCAAGCCGCGGTCGAGCCGCTTGCCGTCGCGCTGGCGAGCAGACATCCCTTGGGGGTTGCGTCCCCCGTATAGGCGACGGCGGCACGGGTCAGCATGGCATGGGCAGCATCATAGGCGCTCGGCGCGCCCTGGATGGTGCGCTCCATCGCCGCAGGATCGCCGGCATAAAGGCGAGCGGCTTCGAGGAACAGGCGTTTCTTGTCGCCGAACGCGCTATACAGGCTGGGAGCGGTGACCCCCATCGCCGTCGTCAGATCGGTGATCGAGGTCGTTTCGTAGCCATGCCGCCAGAATGTCAGCATCGCCTGTTCCAGCGCGGCGTCGCGGTCGAACGACAGCGGCCGGCCCATTTTGCGGCGTGGCAAAGAGGGGGGCTCAGTAACTTTCATAACGATCACTCTGAAATAGATTGACTCGGCTCGAACGGCCTAGCATGACTTTCATAACGAACGCTAGGAAAGTCATGCCATGTCCCTCACCGATTTTCGCACGCTTGGGCGGTCGGGCCTGGTGGTCAGCCCGCTGGCGCTTGGGACCATGACTTTTGGCCAAAGCGCATGGGGCGCGGACGACACGACATCACGCGCCATTTTCGACGCGTATCGCGCGGCGGGCGGCAATTTCATCGACACCGCCGACATCTATGCAGGTGGACAGAGCGAGGCATTGGTCGGCAAGTTCATCGCTGACAGTGGAAGCCGGGACGCAGTCGTGCTGGCCACGAAGTTCGGGTTCAACGGATCGGCGAGCCCCCTGAGCGCGAGTCCCGCCGACGGCGGAAATCCCCATGCGGGGGGCGCGGGGGCGAAAAACATCCACCGCGCGCTCGATGCGTCGCTCAAACGGCTCGGCACCGATTATATCGACCTTTACTGGATGCATGTCTGGGACGGCGTGACGCCGGTTGAGGAAATCGTTCAGACGCTGGGCGATCTCGTACGTGCGGGCAAGATCCGCTATTACGGCTTGTCGGACATGCCCGCATGGCTGGCGATGAAGGCGGCGACGATCGCCGGCGAACGTCGCGTGCCCGGCCCGATCGCGATGCAGGTCGAATATTCGCTGGTCGCGCGCGATGTGGAGGCGGAACATGTTCCCGTGGCGCGCGAGGCCGCCATGGGGATCGTGCCGTGGAGCCCGCTTGCAGGCGGCTTCCTGAGCGGCAAATATGCGCGTGGCGACACGGCCGATACAGGACGCCTGAGCGGCGCCAATCCCTTTGGCGACAGCAAGTTCGCCGATCGCAACTGGGACATTCTGGATGTCCTGAAGGCGGTCGCAACGGAAGTGGATCGACCCGTCGCCCAAGTGGCGCTGGCCTGGACATTGCACCGGCCAGGTGTCGCATCGACCCTGATCGGGGCGAGCAAGCCATCGCAACTGGAAAGCAACATCGCGGCAACCGAGATACGCCTGTCCGCCGACCAGATGCAGCGGCTTGACACCGCCAGCGCGCCCGCTGCGGGATTCAGCACCTCGTTAACGCAGCCGGGCATCCGCCGCATGATTTTTGGCGGTCACGATGTTATGGGTTGGGGAGAGTGAAGGCGGGGACGTGTTGACGCACCGCGTTGGCTGTCGTCATTCCCACTCGATCGTGCCGGGCGGCTTCGAGGTGTAATCATAGACCACGCGGTTGATGCCCTTGACCTCGTTGATGATGCGGGTCGCGACGCGGCTTAGGAAAGCTGCGTCGAAGGGGTAGATGTCGGCGGTCATGCCGTCGGTCGATGTGACGGCGCGCACAGCGCAGACGCTGTCATAGGTGCGCAGGTCGCCCATGACGCCCACGGTGCGGACCGGGAGCAGGACGGCGAAGGCCTGCCAGATCGCGTCGTAGAGGCCCGCGTTGCGGATTTCCTCCAGATAGATGGCGTCCGCCTTGCGCAATATGTCGCAGCGTTCCTTGGTCACTTCGCCGGGGATGCGGATGGCAAGGCCGGGGCCGGGGAAGGGGTGACGGCCGACGAAAATGTCGGGCAGGCCCAGTTCCTTGCCCAGCACGCGCACTTCGTCCTTGAACAATTCGCGCAGCGGTTCGACCAGCTTCATATTCATGCGTTCGGGCAGGCCGCCGACATTGTGATGCGATTTGATCGTCACCGAGGGACCGCCGGTAAAGCTGACCGATTCGATGACGTCGGGATAGAGGGTGCCCTGCGCCAGATAGTCGGCACCGCCGATCTTCGCGGCTTCCTCCTCGAAGACCTTGATAAATTCGCCGCCGATGAACTTGCGCTTCTTTTCCGGGTCGGTGAGGCCGGCGAGGCCGCCGAGGAAGCGCTCTTCCGCGTTCACATGCACCAATTTGATGCCATAATGTTCGCGGAACAGGCTCACCACCTGTTCGGCTTCGCCCAGCCGCATCAGGCCATGGTCGACGAAGACGCAGGTGAGCTGGTCGCCGATCGCTTCGTGGATCAGGACCGCGGCGACCGCGCTGTCGACGCCGCCGGACAGGCCGCAAATCACGCGCCCTTCGCCCACTTGGGCGCGGATTTCGGCGATCTTGGTCGCGCGAAACTCCGCCATGGTCCAGTCACCGGCCAAGCCGCAGACGTGGCGCACGAAATTGGCGAGCAGCTTGGCGCCATCGGGGGTGTGGACGACTTCGGGGTGGAATTGGGTGGCGTAGAAGCGTTTGGCTTCGTTCGCGGTGACGGCATAGGGCGCGCCCTCGCTGGTGGCGACGACTTCGAAGCCGGGGGCAAGGGTCGTCACCTTGTCGCCATGGCTCATCCAGACCTGATGCTTTTCGCCTTCGCTCCACAGGCCGTCGAACAGGGAGCAGCCCTGCTT is a window encoding:
- a CDS encoding TetR/AcrR family transcriptional regulator; this translates as MGRPLSFDRDAALEQAMLTFWRHGYETTSITDLTTAMGVTAPSLYSAFGDKKRLFLEAARLYAGDPAAMERTIQGAPSAYDAAHAMLTRAAVAYTGDATPKGCLLASATASGSTAACDVQDAVAAIRRSIAACLEARIRRDVADQTLPAATDAAALAGLIMAVAQGMSVLARDGASRAALLGIVAAALAAWPQTQATGKHC
- a CDS encoding aldo/keto reductase, whose translation is MSLTDFRTLGRSGLVVSPLALGTMTFGQSAWGADDTTSRAIFDAYRAAGGNFIDTADIYAGGQSEALVGKFIADSGSRDAVVLATKFGFNGSASPLSASPADGGNPHAGGAGAKNIHRALDASLKRLGTDYIDLYWMHVWDGVTPVEEIVQTLGDLVRAGKIRYYGLSDMPAWLAMKAATIAGERRVPGPIAMQVEYSLVARDVEAEHVPVAREAAMGIVPWSPLAGGFLSGKYARGDTADTGRLSGANPFGDSKFADRNWDILDVLKAVATEVDRPVAQVALAWTLHRPGVASTLIGASKPSQLESNIAATEIRLSADQMQRLDTASAPAAGFSTSLTQPGIRRMIFGGHDVMGWGE
- the guaA gene encoding glutamine-hydrolyzing GMP synthase, which gives rise to KQGCSLFDGLWSEGEKHQVWMSHGDKVTTLAPGFEVVATSEGAPYAVTANEAKRFYATQFHPEVVHTPDGAKLLANFVRHVCGLAGDWTMAEFRATKIAEIRAQVGEGRVICGLSGGVDSAVAAVLIHEAIGDQLTCVFVDHGLMRLGEAEQVVSLFREHYGIKLVHVNAEERFLGGLAGLTDPEKKRKFIGGEFIKVFEEEAAKIGGADYLAQGTLYPDVIESVSFTGGPSVTIKSHHNVGGLPERMNMKLVEPLRELFKDEVRVLGKELGLPDIFVGRHPFPGPGLAIRIPGEVTKERCDILRKADAIYLEEIRNAGLYDAIWQAFAVLLPVRTVGVMGDLRTYDSVCAVRAVTSTDGMTADIYPFDAAFLSRVATRIINEVKGINRVVYDYTSKPPGTIEWE